A single Antechinus flavipes isolate AdamAnt ecotype Samford, QLD, Australia chromosome 5, AdamAnt_v2, whole genome shotgun sequence DNA region contains:
- the IAPP gene encoding islet amyloid polypeptide — protein MCNLKLPVVLIVLSVALSYLEATPIDRLMSVAGDLSDGTSDRQEWILPIRSRNTLLEIRGTVPENEAGNTKSHHLEKRKCNTATCVTQRLADFLVRSNNNIGAIFSPTNVGSNTYGKRDTIGKLSRESLNYLQH, from the exons ATGTGCAATCTAAAGCTGCCAGTTGTCCTTATTGTGCTCTCTGTTGCTTTAAGCTATCTGGAGGCTACACCTATTGATAG ATTAATGTCAGTGGCTGGTGATCTCTCCGATGGAACTTCTGACAGGCAGGAATGGATATTGCCAATTCGGTCAAGAAATACACTGTTGGAAATTAGAGGGACAGTGCCTGAAAATGAAGCAGGAAACACTAAAAG tcatcatctggagaaaaggaaatgtaaCACGGCTACATGTGTGACACAGCGCCTGGCTGACTTTCTAGTTCGATCCAACAACAATATTGGAGCAATTTTCTCTCCTACCAATGTGGGATCTAATACATACGGCAAGAGGGATACAATTGGGAAGTTAAGCAGAGAATCTCTGAATTATCTCCAACATTAG